The Gadus macrocephalus chromosome 20, ASM3116895v1 genome includes a region encoding these proteins:
- the phf11 gene encoding PHD finger protein 6 isoform X3, whose protein sequence is MLYSSGIFCENTPEHDDLFGFSVEHVQEEAKRGSKLKCDDCKKSGATVGCEVKRCTKSFHFPCAIGAGAKTVEGKKGTYAVYCKKHSSQNEGGANGVSSADSSDSSTRHSSKVSHCHRKRNRGTSHLDNSRNDIATENHETPRGRPFNGDSIPGPSTSSDSRRPLKVKDRRLSYER, encoded by the exons ATG CTGTACTCCTCTGGAATTTTCTGTGAGAACACCCCAGAGCATGATGATCTGTTTGGGTTTTCTGTGGAGCACGTGCAGGAGGAGGCAAAGCGCGGGTCCAAACTG AAATGTGACGACTGTAAGAAGTCTGGAGCCACCGTTGGCTGTGAGGTAAAGCGATGCACCAAGTCTTTCCACTTCCCGTGTGCTATCGGGGCCGGAGCAAAAACTGTGGAAGGCAAAAAGGGGACATACGC GGTGTATTGCAAAAAACACAGTTCACAAAATGAAG gagGGGCCAATGGAGTCTCCTCAGCAGATTCCTCTGACTCCTCCACACGGCACTCATCAAAG GTTTCTCATTGTCACCGTAAAAGGAACAGAGGAACTAGTCATTTGGATAATTCCAGAAATGATATTGCAAC TGAAAACCATGAAACCCCCCGCGGCAGACCCTTCAATG GTGATTCAATTCCAGGACCGTCTACCAGTTCAGACAGTCGCAGACCTTTGAAGGTAAAAGAT AGACGATTGAGTTATGAAAGGTAA
- the phf11 gene encoding PHD finger protein 6 isoform X1: MESPEVHTWKVLQCLLCKRPEESLVTGPLSTKNYVTAHQNCLLYSSGIFCENTPEHDDLFGFSVEHVQEEAKRGSKLKCDDCKKSGATVGCEVKRCTKSFHFPCAIGAGAKTVEGKKGTYAVYCKKHSSQNEGGANGVSSADSSDSSTRHSSKVSHCHRKRNRGTSHLDNSRNDIATENHETPRGRPFNGDSIPGPSTSSDSRRPLKVKDRRLSYER, encoded by the exons ATGGAGAGTCCTGAGGTCCATACATGGAAAGTACTACAGTGCTTACTTTGTAAAAGACCCGAAGAGTCGCTTGTAACAGGACCCCTCTCGACCAAGAACTACGTGACTGCACATCAAAACTGCCTG CTGTACTCCTCTGGAATTTTCTGTGAGAACACCCCAGAGCATGATGATCTGTTTGGGTTTTCTGTGGAGCACGTGCAGGAGGAGGCAAAGCGCGGGTCCAAACTG AAATGTGACGACTGTAAGAAGTCTGGAGCCACCGTTGGCTGTGAGGTAAAGCGATGCACCAAGTCTTTCCACTTCCCGTGTGCTATCGGGGCCGGAGCAAAAACTGTGGAAGGCAAAAAGGGGACATACGC GGTGTATTGCAAAAAACACAGTTCACAAAATGAAG gagGGGCCAATGGAGTCTCCTCAGCAGATTCCTCTGACTCCTCCACACGGCACTCATCAAAG GTTTCTCATTGTCACCGTAAAAGGAACAGAGGAACTAGTCATTTGGATAATTCCAGAAATGATATTGCAAC TGAAAACCATGAAACCCCCCGCGGCAGACCCTTCAATG GTGATTCAATTCCAGGACCGTCTACCAGTTCAGACAGTCGCAGACCTTTGAAGGTAAAAGAT AGACGATTGAGTTATGAAAGGTAA
- the LOC132448665 gene encoding uncharacterized protein LOC132448665 isoform X2 has product MATVMTAPAAPAAPEPYKWTDDDTVAFVRWRVAHNKTFSGGRATNAAGYKVFLEERRLLGRVTAPFLKRKWENLKQKYKDLKNTPTSVSTEGGETTAASWKWFDLMHEAVGDRPSVTPPVLIATCAQGAVVFPAPSISTPERGRKVEAAEETALGSPTPTTTGTSTASTPKRRRMYVVEVLQELKSQDEQDWRALQAEEREREKRREAEQARQAVEREQREERSSRDGAWGCCLPSWILFLCCSSLAVLRVLRVQHVSLAQANIVEYGAAEDDLRDEQDVHLQRLHIYGPPSGLQDPKGPLHHYSGLCQPAAGRGSWGRTGRGTHHPR; this is encoded by the exons ATGGCTACCGTGATGACAGCGCCTGCAGCACCTGCAGCTCCCGAACCATACAAAT GGACTGATGACGACACGGTCGCTTTCGTGCGGTGGCGTGTTGCCCACAATAAGACCTTCAGCGGAGGGAGAGCCACAAACGCGGCTGGATACAA AGTGTTCCTAGAAGAGAGACGACTGCTGGGGAGGGTGACCGCCCCATTCCTAAAAAGAAAATGGGAAAACCTTAAACAGAAATACAAG GATCTTAAGAACACTCCGACTAGTGTAAGCACAGAGGGGGGTGAGACCACTGCTGCGTCCTGGAAATGGTTTGATCTCATGCACGAGGCAGTTGGGGACAGGCCGTCTGTGACGCCACCTGTCCTTATTGCCACGTGTGCCCAGGGCGCGGTGGTGTTCCCGGCCCCCTCTATAAGTACACCAGAAAGGGGTAGGAAGGTTGAGGCAGCAGAGGAGACTGCCTTGGGCAGTCCGACGCCCACAACCACCGGAACCTCCACAGCATCCACCCCCAAAAGGCGGCGGATGTACGTTGTGGAAGTGCTGCAAGAGCTGAAGAGCCAGGATGAGCAGGACTGGAGGGCTTTGCAGgccgaagagagggagagagagaagaggagagaggccgAACAGGCCAGGCAGGCGGtcgagagagagcagagagaagagagaag CTCCAGAGACGGTGCCTGGGGGTGCTGCCTCCCGTCCTGgatcctcttcctctgctgctCCAGCCTCGCCGTCCTCAGGGTCCTCAGGGTCCAGCACGTCTCCCTGGCTCAGGCAAATATTGTGGAGTATGGTGCAGCAGAGGATGACCTCCGGGACGAACAGGACGTCCACCTCCAGCGCCTTCATATATATGGGCCTCCATCTGGTCTTCAAGATCCCAAAGGCCCGCTCCACCACTACTCGGGCCTTTGTCAGCCGGCTGCCGGTAGGGGGTCATGGGGTAGGACAGGCAGGGGTACCCACCATCCCCGATGA
- the phf11 gene encoding PHD finger protein 6 isoform X2: MESPEVHTWKVLQCLLCKRPEESLVTGPLSTKNYVTAHQNCLLYSSGIFCENTPEHDDLFGFSVEHVQEEAKRGSKLKCDDCKKSGATVGCEVKRCTKSFHFPCAIGAGAKTVEGKKGTYAVYCKKHSSQNEGGANGVSSADSSDSSTRHSSKVSHCHRKRNRGTSHLDNSRNDIATENHETPRGRPFNGDSIPGPSTSSDSRRPLKRRLSYER, from the exons ATGGAGAGTCCTGAGGTCCATACATGGAAAGTACTACAGTGCTTACTTTGTAAAAGACCCGAAGAGTCGCTTGTAACAGGACCCCTCTCGACCAAGAACTACGTGACTGCACATCAAAACTGCCTG CTGTACTCCTCTGGAATTTTCTGTGAGAACACCCCAGAGCATGATGATCTGTTTGGGTTTTCTGTGGAGCACGTGCAGGAGGAGGCAAAGCGCGGGTCCAAACTG AAATGTGACGACTGTAAGAAGTCTGGAGCCACCGTTGGCTGTGAGGTAAAGCGATGCACCAAGTCTTTCCACTTCCCGTGTGCTATCGGGGCCGGAGCAAAAACTGTGGAAGGCAAAAAGGGGACATACGC GGTGTATTGCAAAAAACACAGTTCACAAAATGAAG gagGGGCCAATGGAGTCTCCTCAGCAGATTCCTCTGACTCCTCCACACGGCACTCATCAAAG GTTTCTCATTGTCACCGTAAAAGGAACAGAGGAACTAGTCATTTGGATAATTCCAGAAATGATATTGCAAC TGAAAACCATGAAACCCCCCGCGGCAGACCCTTCAATG GTGATTCAATTCCAGGACCGTCTACCAGTTCAGACAGTCGCAGACCTTTGAAG AGACGATTGAGTTATGAAAGGTAA
- the LOC132448665 gene encoding uncharacterized protein LOC132448665 isoform X1, translated as MTTRSLSCGGVLPTIRPSAEGEPQTRLDTSKCKRVEFIYTYLAIYLSNVNRLLSAQSVDVLYENYCEMCPYYMLTRVFLEERRLLGRVTAPFLKRKWENLKQKYKDLKNTPTSVSTEGGETTAASWKWFDLMHEAVGDRPSVTPPVLIATCAQGAVVFPAPSISTPERGRKVEAAEETALGSPTPTTTGTSTASTPKRRRMYVVEVLQELKSQDEQDWRALQAEEREREKRREAEQARQAVEREQREERSSRDGAWGCCLPSWILFLCCSSLAVLRVLRVQHVSLAQANIVEYGAAEDDLRDEQDVHLQRLHIYGPPSGLQDPKGPLHHYSGLCQPAAGRGSWGRTGRGTHHPR; from the exons ATGACGACACGGTCGCTTTCGTGCGGTGGCGTGTTGCCCACAATAAGACCTTCAGCGGAGGGAGAGCCACAAACGCGGCTGGATACAAGTAAGTGCAAACGTGTCGAGTTCATCTATACCTATCTAGCAATATATTTATCAAATGTAAATCGCTTGTTGTCTGCTCAATCTGTTGATGTGTTGTACGAAAACTATTGTGAAATGTGCCCCTATTACATGTTAACCAGAGTGTTCCTAGAAGAGAGACGACTGCTGGGGAGGGTGACCGCCCCATTCCTAAAAAGAAAATGGGAAAACCTTAAACAGAAATACAAG GATCTTAAGAACACTCCGACTAGTGTAAGCACAGAGGGGGGTGAGACCACTGCTGCGTCCTGGAAATGGTTTGATCTCATGCACGAGGCAGTTGGGGACAGGCCGTCTGTGACGCCACCTGTCCTTATTGCCACGTGTGCCCAGGGCGCGGTGGTGTTCCCGGCCCCCTCTATAAGTACACCAGAAAGGGGTAGGAAGGTTGAGGCAGCAGAGGAGACTGCCTTGGGCAGTCCGACGCCCACAACCACCGGAACCTCCACAGCATCCACCCCCAAAAGGCGGCGGATGTACGTTGTGGAAGTGCTGCAAGAGCTGAAGAGCCAGGATGAGCAGGACTGGAGGGCTTTGCAGgccgaagagagggagagagagaagaggagagaggccgAACAGGCCAGGCAGGCGGtcgagagagagcagagagaagagagaag CTCCAGAGACGGTGCCTGGGGGTGCTGCCTCCCGTCCTGgatcctcttcctctgctgctCCAGCCTCGCCGTCCTCAGGGTCCTCAGGGTCCAGCACGTCTCCCTGGCTCAGGCAAATATTGTGGAGTATGGTGCAGCAGAGGATGACCTCCGGGACGAACAGGACGTCCACCTCCAGCGCCTTCATATATATGGGCCTCCATCTGGTCTTCAAGATCCCAAAGGCCCGCTCCACCACTACTCGGGCCTTTGTCAGCCGGCTGCCGGTAGGGGGTCATGGGGTAGGACAGGCAGGGGTACCCACCATCCCCGATGA
- the LOC132448665 gene encoding uncharacterized protein LOC132448665 isoform X3 encodes MTTRSLSCGGVLPTIRPSAEGEPQTRLDTKERRLLGRVTAPFLKRKWENLKQKYKDLKNTPTSVSTEGGETTAASWKWFDLMHEAVGDRPSVTPPVLIATCAQGAVVFPAPSISTPERGRKVEAAEETALGSPTPTTTGTSTASTPKRRRMYVVEVLQELKSQDEQDWRALQAEEREREKRREAEQARQAVEREQREERSSRDGAWGCCLPSWILFLCCSSLAVLRVLRVQHVSLAQANIVEYGAAEDDLRDEQDVHLQRLHIYGPPSGLQDPKGPLHHYSGLCQPAAGRGSWGRTGRGTHHPR; translated from the exons ATGACGACACGGTCGCTTTCGTGCGGTGGCGTGTTGCCCACAATAAGACCTTCAGCGGAGGGAGAGCCACAAACGCGGCTGGATACAA AAGAGAGACGACTGCTGGGGAGGGTGACCGCCCCATTCCTAAAAAGAAAATGGGAAAACCTTAAACAGAAATACAAG GATCTTAAGAACACTCCGACTAGTGTAAGCACAGAGGGGGGTGAGACCACTGCTGCGTCCTGGAAATGGTTTGATCTCATGCACGAGGCAGTTGGGGACAGGCCGTCTGTGACGCCACCTGTCCTTATTGCCACGTGTGCCCAGGGCGCGGTGGTGTTCCCGGCCCCCTCTATAAGTACACCAGAAAGGGGTAGGAAGGTTGAGGCAGCAGAGGAGACTGCCTTGGGCAGTCCGACGCCCACAACCACCGGAACCTCCACAGCATCCACCCCCAAAAGGCGGCGGATGTACGTTGTGGAAGTGCTGCAAGAGCTGAAGAGCCAGGATGAGCAGGACTGGAGGGCTTTGCAGgccgaagagagggagagagagaagaggagagaggccgAACAGGCCAGGCAGGCGGtcgagagagagcagagagaagagagaag CTCCAGAGACGGTGCCTGGGGGTGCTGCCTCCCGTCCTGgatcctcttcctctgctgctCCAGCCTCGCCGTCCTCAGGGTCCTCAGGGTCCAGCACGTCTCCCTGGCTCAGGCAAATATTGTGGAGTATGGTGCAGCAGAGGATGACCTCCGGGACGAACAGGACGTCCACCTCCAGCGCCTTCATATATATGGGCCTCCATCTGGTCTTCAAGATCCCAAAGGCCCGCTCCACCACTACTCGGGCCTTTGTCAGCCGGCTGCCGGTAGGGGGTCATGGGGTAGGACAGGCAGGGGTACCCACCATCCCCGATGA
- the LOC132448518 gene encoding uncharacterized protein LOC132448518 isoform X1: MLEHIGTTVVPALVLQNRSERPPKMFAPISDLDSEDDEDSSQTNQRPGDLSLQLNRNDMETATAAVSDPATYEAGSEEEDDGTLVDSTRIGSVAEPMRFVVPVMLCHNGSYSSETTEEDPDTHTYLSFDPHPAEPSGPAEPSGPAAPAAPGPAPRSPMSPGSPSLLDPCFGPSSLIVADSPVVPGSPVVPDSPVVPGSPVVPDSPVVTGSPVVPDSPVVPGSPVVPGSPVVLGSPVVSGSPVVPDSPVVPDSPVVSGSPVVSGSPVISGSPVVPGSPHILCSISSRDEAGFPRSGHATEALSSPHPATLPSRPAPRGQIPPLRIRITSAPGPSSAPGPSSVPGLTSAPGLTSAPGPSSVPGPSSVPGPSSVPGLTSAPGPSSPPGTSSPPGPPIPPGPSSAPGPSLDAVLFWRNCNEAEYTHTIFSHLNAQMESMASRIQSEQASAEECEVALQVMRVSGQLPHLLEAKEAELQAKIFQLQRKANAMGRASSALRK, encoded by the exons ATGCTTGAACACATAGGGACGACTGTTGTTCCTGCTCTTGTACTCCAAAACAGATCTGAGAGACCCCCCAAAATGTTTGCCCCTATATCGGACTTGGACTCGGAGGACGATGAGGATAGCAGCCAAACAAACCAAAGACCAGGA GATTTGAGTCTGCAGTTGAACAG AAATGACATGGAAACAGCTACTGCTGCTGTATCAG ATCCGGCGACATATGAAGCCGGTTCTGAGGAGGAAGACGATGGAACGTTGGTCGATTCAACAAGGATAGGCTCG GTAGCAGAGCCGATGCGCTTTGTGGTGCCTGTGATGCTCTGTCACAACGGGTCATACAGTTCTGAGACCACAG AGGAGGATCCTGATACTCATACATACCTCTCCTTCGACCCCCACCCAGCTGAGCCTTCTGGCCCAGCTGAGCCTTCTGGCCCTGCTGCCCCTGCTGCCCCTGGCCCTGCCCCCCGCTCCCCTATGTCACCAGGATCCCCTTCTTTACTTGATCCCTGTTTTGGACCAAGCTCCCTTATTGTAGCAGATTCCCCCGTCGTACCGGGTTCCCCCGTCGTACCGGATTCCCCCGTCGTACCGGGTTCCCCCGTCGTACCGGATTCCCCCGTCGTAACGGGTTCCCCCGTCGTACCGGATTCCCCCGTCGTACCGGGTTCTCCCGTCGTACCGGGTTCCCCCGTCGTACTGGGTTCCCCCGTCGTATCGGGTTCCCCCGTCGTACCGGATTCCCCCGTTGTACCGGATTCCCCCGTCGTATCGGGTTCCCCCGTCGTATCGGGTTCCCCCGTCATATCGGGTTCCCCCGTCGTACCAGGTTCCCCCCATATACTATGTTCCATAAGTTCAAGAGATGAAGCAGGTTTTCCTCGAAGCGGCCATGCAACAGAAGCATTGTCGTCTCCCCACCCCGCTACCCTCCCCTCCAGACCAGCTCCCAGGGGCCAGATTCCTCCTCTTAGAATACGGATCACCTCTGCCCCAGGGCCCTCCTCCGCCCCAGGGCCCTCCTCCGTCCCAGGGCTCACCTCCGCCCCAGGGCTCACCTCCGCCCCAGGGCCCTCTTCCGTCCCAGGGCCCTCCTCCGTCCCAGGGCCCTCCTCCGTCCCAGGGCTCACCTCCGCCCCagggccctcctcccccccagggacctcctcccccccagggccccccatccccccaggGCCCTCCTCCGCCCCAGGGCCTAGCCTTGACGCTGTGCTTTTCTGGAGGAACTGCAACGAGGCTGAGTACACGCATACCATCTTCTCACACCTGAATGCCCAAATGGAGAGCATGGCCTCCAGGATCCAGTCCGAGCAGGCCAGTGCGGAGG AGTGTGAGGTTGCACTGCAAGTGATGAGGGTCTCTGGACAGCTCCCACATTTACTGGAGGCCAAGGAAGCAG AATTACAGGCGAAAATATTTCAACTGCAAAGAAAAGCCAACGCCATGGGGAGAGCCAGCTCAGCTCTGAGGAAATAG
- the LOC132448518 gene encoding collagen alpha-1(XVII) chain-like isoform X2, translated as MLEHIGTTVVPALVLQNRSERPPKMFAPISDLDSEDDEDSSQTNQRPGDLSLQLNRNDMETATAAVSDPATYEAGSEEEDDGTLVDSTRIGSVAEPMRFVVPVMLCHNGSYSSETTEEDPDTHTYLSFDPHPAEPSGPAEPSGPAAPAAPGPAPRSPMSPGSPSLLDPCFGPSSLIVADSPVVPGSPVVPDSPVVPGSPVVPDSPVVTGSPVVPDSPVVPGSPHILCSISSRDEAGFPRSGHATEALSSPHPATLPSRPAPRGQIPPLRIRITSAPGPSSAPGPSSVPGLTSAPGLTSAPGPSSVPGPSSVPGPSSVPGLTSAPGPSSPPGTSSPPGPPIPPGPSSAPGPSLDAVLFWRNCNEAEYTHTIFSHLNAQMESMASRIQSEQASAEECEVALQVMRVSGQLPHLLEAKEAELQAKIFQLQRKANAMGRASSALRK; from the exons ATGCTTGAACACATAGGGACGACTGTTGTTCCTGCTCTTGTACTCCAAAACAGATCTGAGAGACCCCCCAAAATGTTTGCCCCTATATCGGACTTGGACTCGGAGGACGATGAGGATAGCAGCCAAACAAACCAAAGACCAGGA GATTTGAGTCTGCAGTTGAACAG AAATGACATGGAAACAGCTACTGCTGCTGTATCAG ATCCGGCGACATATGAAGCCGGTTCTGAGGAGGAAGACGATGGAACGTTGGTCGATTCAACAAGGATAGGCTCG GTAGCAGAGCCGATGCGCTTTGTGGTGCCTGTGATGCTCTGTCACAACGGGTCATACAGTTCTGAGACCACAG AGGAGGATCCTGATACTCATACATACCTCTCCTTCGACCCCCACCCAGCTGAGCCTTCTGGCCCAGCTGAGCCTTCTGGCCCTGCTGCCCCTGCTGCCCCTGGCCCTGCCCCCCGCTCCCCTATGTCACCAGGATCCCCTTCTTTACTTGATCCCTGTTTTGGACCAAGCTCCCTTATTGTAGCAGATTCCCCCGTCGTACCGGGTTCCCCCGTCGTACCGGATTCCCCCGTCGTACCGGGTTCCCCCGTCGTACCGGATTCCCCCGTCGTAACGGGTTCCCCCGTCGTACCGGATTCCCCCGTCGTACCGG GTTCCCCCCATATACTATGTTCCATAAGTTCAAGAGATGAAGCAGGTTTTCCTCGAAGCGGCCATGCAACAGAAGCATTGTCGTCTCCCCACCCCGCTACCCTCCCCTCCAGACCAGCTCCCAGGGGCCAGATTCCTCCTCTTAGAATACGGATCACCTCTGCCCCAGGGCCCTCCTCCGCCCCAGGGCCCTCCTCCGTCCCAGGGCTCACCTCCGCCCCAGGGCTCACCTCCGCCCCAGGGCCCTCTTCCGTCCCAGGGCCCTCCTCCGTCCCAGGGCCCTCCTCCGTCCCAGGGCTCACCTCCGCCCCagggccctcctcccccccagggacctcctcccccccagggccccccatccccccaggGCCCTCCTCCGCCCCAGGGCCTAGCCTTGACGCTGTGCTTTTCTGGAGGAACTGCAACGAGGCTGAGTACACGCATACCATCTTCTCACACCTGAATGCCCAAATGGAGAGCATGGCCTCCAGGATCCAGTCCGAGCAGGCCAGTGCGGAGG AGTGTGAGGTTGCACTGCAAGTGATGAGGGTCTCTGGACAGCTCCCACATTTACTGGAGGCCAAGGAAGCAG AATTACAGGCGAAAATATTTCAACTGCAAAGAAAAGCCAACGCCATGGGGAGAGCCAGCTCAGCTCTGAGGAAATAG